In Halopelagius longus, the following proteins share a genomic window:
- a CDS encoding winged helix-turn-helix transcriptional regulator, with protein MTETRPDDEARRRRWHELHDALSGKWTFHVLRLLDEEDAGFNELKRRLGGSTEGTSAGCRTRSGGITAKTLSERLRELRRLGAVEREVRPTSPPTTTYSLTPRGRRFAGLLREMESMVDIVPCDPCGGGPCEGEECDVATVDERATAAALGDLC; from the coding sequence ATGACCGAGACGCGACCCGACGACGAGGCGCGGCGGCGACGGTGGCACGAACTCCACGACGCCCTCTCGGGGAAGTGGACGTTCCACGTGCTCCGACTCCTCGACGAGGAGGACGCGGGGTTCAACGAACTGAAGCGCCGCCTCGGGGGGAGCACCGAGGGAACCTCGGCGGGTTGCCGGACGCGGTCCGGCGGTATCACGGCGAAGACGCTCTCGGAGCGACTGCGCGAACTCCGCCGCCTCGGGGCCGTCGAACGCGAGGTTCGACCCACCTCGCCGCCGACGACGACGTACTCGCTGACCCCTCGGGGACGGCGGTTCGCCGGCCTCCTCCGGGAGATGGAGTCGATGGTCGATATCGTCCCGTGCGACCCCTGCGGAGGCGGCCCCTGCGAGGGCGAGGAGTGCGACGTGGCGACGGTGGACGAACGGGCGACGGCGGCGGCCCTCGGCGACCTCTGTTAG
- a CDS encoding TenA family protein — translation MYTDGGNVPDTYDAYAEAREEARFTDWLRERAEPAWSDATGHRFTRELGSDELDDDAFRRYLLQDYAFLETLVGTFGHAVGDAPTMASKGRLAEFLGTLTAEENDYFERSFEALGVPESAYADPTTTKTTRAFEDLLRRAGTEGGYAEALAVLVPAEWVYLAWADAVRDESPSRFYLAEWIDLHANEEFEAFVAWLRAELDREGEAASSRRRRRLERLFRRTVELEVAFFESAYDDGTAQY, via the coding sequence ATGTACACCGACGGCGGAAACGTCCCCGACACCTACGACGCGTACGCCGAGGCGCGCGAAGAGGCACGGTTCACCGATTGGCTCCGCGAACGCGCGGAACCGGCGTGGTCGGACGCGACGGGGCACCGGTTCACGCGAGAACTGGGAAGCGACGAACTCGACGACGACGCGTTTCGGCGGTACTTGCTGCAGGACTACGCCTTCCTCGAAACGCTCGTCGGTACGTTCGGCCACGCAGTCGGCGACGCGCCGACGATGGCGTCGAAGGGACGACTCGCGGAGTTCCTCGGGACGCTCACCGCCGAGGAGAACGACTACTTCGAGCGGTCCTTCGAGGCCCTCGGCGTCCCCGAGTCGGCGTACGCCGACCCGACGACGACGAAGACGACGCGGGCCTTCGAGGACCTGTTGCGCCGGGCCGGGACGGAAGGCGGGTACGCGGAGGCCCTCGCCGTCCTCGTGCCCGCCGAGTGGGTGTATCTGGCGTGGGCCGACGCCGTCCGCGACGAGTCGCCCTCGCGGTTCTACCTCGCGGAGTGGATCGACCTCCACGCGAACGAGGAGTTCGAGGCGTTCGTCGCGTGGTTGCGCGCGGAACTCGACCGGGAGGGCGAGGCCGCCTCGTCCCGCCGTCGGCGGCGACTCGAACGCCTCTTCCGCCGAACCGTCGAGTTAGAAGTCGCGTTCTTCGAGTCGGCGTACGACGACGGGACCGCCCAGTACTAA
- a CDS encoding DUF7547 family protein, with protein sequence MSPRRDDRDDGRDDEQLADLLSDLESTLGDLRRELDARDGRGPTDRERDRYGYRPPERGEEAQDGERRPESPRRGRRGRRRESPLPRPPSVGELLRFTEEYTIPTVIATLEATIRSLELLRRALRLADPGRSAFGDADGRGPSGRRGFLGDAREGDRTTVDRLARSRMGRDALDGLDAALSEMRTALSEADLPEDEESRSVLEDARGLVAEIEARIDEAERRRRDADGEDGRDATRRDAREDRGDRTRGRSESVTIDVTDAEADDGETDDEDAAGAEPEDDTPQVDVEAELESIKREVRGGAASPEASDAEPPRGDEDGEADADAEGEASAGDATEDGDDSNGDDDNTADSDDGDEKR encoded by the coding sequence ATGAGTCCACGACGCGACGACCGCGACGACGGCCGCGACGACGAGCAACTCGCGGACCTCCTCTCGGACCTCGAATCGACGCTCGGGGACCTCCGCCGGGAACTCGACGCGCGGGACGGGCGAGGACCGACAGACCGCGAACGCGACCGGTACGGCTACCGGCCGCCGGAACGGGGCGAGGAAGCCCAAGACGGCGAGCGACGACCCGAGAGTCCCCGGCGCGGACGGCGCGGGCGGCGCAGGGAGTCGCCGCTTCCGCGCCCGCCGAGCGTCGGCGAACTCCTGCGCTTCACCGAGGAGTACACCATCCCCACGGTCATCGCCACCTTGGAGGCGACGATTCGGTCGCTCGAACTCCTGCGGCGCGCCCTCAGACTCGCGGACCCGGGGCGGTCGGCGTTCGGCGACGCCGACGGACGGGGTCCGTCGGGCCGCCGAGGTTTCCTCGGCGACGCCCGCGAGGGCGACCGGACGACGGTGGACAGACTCGCGCGGAGTCGGATGGGTCGGGACGCCCTCGACGGCCTGGACGCCGCGCTCTCGGAGATGCGAACCGCGCTCTCGGAGGCCGACCTCCCCGAGGACGAGGAGTCCCGCTCCGTGCTCGAAGACGCGCGCGGACTCGTCGCCGAGATAGAGGCGCGCATCGACGAGGCGGAACGGCGGCGACGCGACGCCGACGGGGAAGACGGACGCGACGCGACCCGTCGGGACGCCAGAGAGGACCGAGGGGACCGAACGCGCGGGCGGAGCGAGTCGGTGACCATAGACGTGACCGACGCCGAGGCGGACGACGGCGAGACGGACGACGAGGACGCGGCGGGCGCGGAACCCGAAGACGACACGCCGCAGGTGGACGTGGAGGCGGAACTGGAGTCGATAAAGCGGGAGGTTCGCGGCGGGGCGGCCTCGCCCGAGGCGTCGGACGCGGAACCGCCGAGAGGCGACGAGGACGGGGAAGCGGACGCCGACGCGGAAGGCGAGGCGTCCGCCGGAGACGCCACGGAGGACGGCGACGACAGCAACGGCGACGACGACAACACCGCCGATAGCGACGACGGCGACGAGAAGCGGTGA